In Thauera aromatica K172, one DNA window encodes the following:
- a CDS encoding putative bifunctional diguanylate cyclase/phosphodiesterase, with the protein MHAKMQALDCLATHYALLSGTAFYQAVCRHLAEALELDRVCVGRLEPGGETVAVVAGWAFGQPLAPYSYRLEGTPCAEVVGWATCIHPAGVASRFPGDPELAANGIESYCGVPLFARDGSALGLIVGLGRRPLRDCGYVCALIEIFDDRVSAEMQRERAEAALTRRVAFERLVSGVASELILACPEQLDAVLIQALGEIGEFAAADRVYVFQMTADGGAVDNTHEWCAPGIEPQRESLQGIPFDDRLMFSRRMRRFEIVDIPRVEDLADEDGLDRKILAAQSIQSLLAVPMAAEGRLIGFIGLDSVRTPRVWSDEEKTLLTLAGNAITGVLERKRAHDTLRDSEARYRLVVESVKEVIFQTDAGGCWTFLNSAWADVTGHRVGMTLGTRFLDYVHPDDREQHRAWFERLIRREIQACCLVVRYLRIGGGFCWVEVNARSIADTGGSIVGISGTLNDVTAQKEHESQLEYIAHYDALTGLPNRVLLHDRLQRSMVQARRRGQQLAVAYIDLDGFKAINDVHGHRVGDQLLTVLATRMKAVLREGDSVSRLGGDEFVAVLVDLADLEAGLHLIQRLLSAVAQSVPAGGQVLKVSASIGLTLYPQSEEVDADQLLRQADLAMYQAKLAGKNRYHVFDTVQDRCQRGRHESLARIRQGLEAGEFMLLYQPKVNMRTGALNGLEALIRWRHPEQGELEPASFLPALEDHPLSVELGEWVIKNALEQIGRWKRAGFEVQVSVNISARHLQSPDFMARLQSMLMVHPELEAGSLELEVLETSALESMSQVSRIVEECAGIGVSFALDDFGTGYSSLAYLKRLPAAKLKVDQLFVRNMLDDPDDLAILEAILGLAHAFRREVIAEGVESVRHGKLLLQLGCELGQGYGISRPLAGDAVPLWAAAWSLPVAWRDRHPVEHDYAALLRVQVEQRAMMNRLAAWVADDSRSPPPPVFRDGRLLQWLECLQVGAAGRGGHEIADQYRLLYARVGALFECYWRQDRAGMVRALDLARRQLRTVHARIQRLVDARRGGAEWGPN; encoded by the coding sequence TTGCACGCCAAGATGCAGGCGCTCGACTGTCTCGCCACCCATTATGCGCTGCTCTCGGGGACGGCTTTTTACCAGGCAGTGTGCCGGCACCTGGCCGAAGCGCTCGAACTCGACAGGGTGTGCGTGGGGCGGCTCGAACCCGGCGGCGAGACCGTGGCGGTGGTTGCGGGCTGGGCCTTCGGCCAGCCGTTGGCGCCGTATTCCTACCGCCTGGAAGGTACGCCCTGTGCCGAGGTGGTCGGCTGGGCGACCTGCATCCATCCCGCGGGGGTGGCGTCGCGCTTTCCCGGTGACCCGGAACTGGCCGCGAACGGCATCGAGTCCTACTGCGGGGTGCCGCTTTTCGCCCGCGACGGCAGCGCGCTCGGCCTGATCGTGGGGCTGGGGCGTCGTCCGCTGCGCGATTGCGGATATGTCTGCGCCCTGATCGAAATCTTCGACGACCGGGTCAGCGCCGAAATGCAGCGCGAACGCGCCGAAGCGGCCCTGACCCGGCGCGTCGCCTTCGAGCGCCTGGTGTCGGGGGTGGCCTCCGAGCTCATCCTCGCCTGTCCGGAGCAGCTCGATGCGGTGCTCATCCAGGCCCTGGGCGAAATCGGCGAGTTCGCCGCCGCCGACCGCGTGTATGTGTTCCAGATGACGGCCGACGGTGGGGCGGTCGACAACACCCACGAGTGGTGCGCGCCGGGAATCGAGCCGCAGCGGGAGAGCCTGCAGGGCATCCCGTTCGACGACCGGCTGATGTTCAGCCGGCGCATGCGGCGCTTCGAGATCGTCGATATTCCGCGGGTCGAAGACCTTGCCGACGAGGACGGCCTCGATCGCAAGATCCTGGCGGCGCAGTCGATCCAGTCGCTGCTCGCGGTGCCGATGGCGGCCGAAGGGCGGCTCATCGGCTTCATCGGGCTGGATAGCGTTCGTACCCCGCGGGTCTGGTCGGACGAGGAAAAGACGCTGCTCACCCTCGCCGGCAACGCCATCACCGGAGTGCTCGAACGCAAGCGTGCGCACGACACCCTGCGCGACAGCGAGGCGCGCTACCGCCTGGTGGTGGAGAGCGTGAAGGAGGTCATCTTCCAGACCGATGCCGGTGGCTGCTGGACTTTTCTCAACAGCGCATGGGCGGACGTCACCGGTCATCGCGTAGGCATGACCCTGGGAACCCGCTTTCTTGATTACGTCCATCCCGACGACCGCGAGCAGCACCGTGCCTGGTTCGAGCGCCTGATCCGGCGTGAAATCCAGGCCTGCTGCCTGGTCGTGCGCTATTTGCGGATCGGGGGTGGGTTCTGCTGGGTTGAAGTCAATGCCCGTTCAATCGCCGACACGGGCGGCAGCATCGTCGGCATTTCGGGAACGCTGAACGACGTCACGGCGCAAAAGGAGCACGAGTCCCAGCTCGAGTACATCGCCCATTACGACGCACTGACCGGGCTGCCGAACCGGGTGCTGCTGCACGACCGGCTGCAGCGCAGCATGGTGCAGGCGCGGCGCCGCGGGCAGCAGCTGGCCGTGGCTTATATCGACCTGGATGGGTTCAAGGCGATCAACGACGTACACGGCCACCGCGTAGGAGACCAGCTGTTGACCGTTCTGGCCACGCGCATGAAAGCCGTGCTGCGCGAGGGCGACAGCGTTTCACGCCTGGGAGGCGATGAGTTCGTCGCGGTGCTGGTCGATCTTGCCGATCTCGAAGCCGGTCTGCACCTGATCCAGCGCTTGCTGTCGGCTGTGGCGCAGAGCGTTCCGGCAGGCGGCCAGGTGCTGAAAGTGTCTGCCAGCATCGGTCTGACGCTGTATCCGCAAAGTGAGGAGGTCGATGCCGACCAGCTGCTGCGCCAGGCCGATCTGGCGATGTACCAGGCCAAGCTTGCCGGCAAGAATCGCTACCACGTTTTCGATACGGTCCAGGACCGTTGCCAGCGCGGCCGCCACGAGAGCCTGGCGCGTATCCGCCAGGGACTGGAAGCCGGCGAGTTCATGCTCCTGTACCAGCCCAAGGTGAATATGCGCACCGGTGCGCTCAATGGCCTCGAAGCCCTGATCCGGTGGCGGCACCCCGAGCAGGGCGAACTGGAGCCGGCGTCCTTCCTGCCCGCGCTCGAGGACCATCCCCTGTCGGTCGAGCTGGGCGAATGGGTGATCAAGAACGCGCTGGAGCAGATCGGGCGCTGGAAACGGGCCGGCTTCGAAGTGCAGGTCAGCGTCAACATCAGCGCCCGCCATCTGCAGTCGCCGGATTTCATGGCGCGCCTGCAGTCGATGCTGATGGTCCATCCCGAACTGGAGGCGGGCAGCCTGGAGCTCGAGGTGCTCGAAACCAGCGCCCTCGAGAGCATGAGCCAGGTGTCGCGGATCGTCGAAGAGTGTGCCGGAATCGGCGTGTCGTTCGCCCTCGACGACTTCGGCACCGGGTATTCCTCGCTCGCCTACCTGAAGCGCTTGCCGGCGGCGAAGCTCAAGGTCGACCAGCTTTTCGTGCGCAACATGCTCGACGACCCCGATGATCTGGCCATCCTGGAAGCGATCCTGGGGCTGGCGCACGCATTCCGGCGCGAAGTGATCGCCGAAGGCGTGGAAAGCGTGCGGCACGGCAAGCTGTTGCTGCAACTGGGGTGCGAACTGGGGCAAGGCTACGGCATCAGCCGCCCGCTGGCCGGCGACGCGGTGCCCCTGTGGGCTGCGGCCTGGTCCCTGCCGGTCGCCTGGCGCGACCGCCACCCGGTGGAGCACGATTACGCCGCACTGCTGCGTGTCCAGGTGGAGCAGCGCGCGATGATGAACCGGCTTGCGGCGTGGGTCGCGGACGATTCCCGCAGTCCGCCGCCGCCGGTGTTCCGCGACGGGCGTCTGCTGCAGTGGCTGGAGTGCCTGCAGGTCGGAGCCGCGGGGCGGGGCGGACATGAAATCGCCGATCAGTACCGCCTGCTGTATGCCCGGGTCGGAGCGCTGTTCGAGTGCTACTGGAGGCAGGACCGTGCGGGGATGGTGCGCGCCCTCGATCTCGCCCGCAGACAGCTGCGCACGGTGCATGCGCGGATCCAGCGGCTGGTCGACGCACGCCGGGGAGGGGCGGAATGGGGACCGAACTGA
- the ppsA gene encoding phosphoenolpyruvate synthase, producing the protein MTRYVIPFNELRMTDVEQVGGKNASLGEMISQLPASVRVPGGFATTAEAYREFLAHGGLADRINSALDALDVDDVDALAKTGAQIRQWIVELPFPAKLEAEIKAAYEAITAEGEGSFAVRSSATAEDLPDASFAGQQETFLNIHGYENILHAMKEVFASLYNDRAIAYRVHKNFAHAEVALSAGVQRMVRSDTGASGVMFSIDTESGFDQVVFITASYGLGETVVQGAVNPDEFYVHKPTLALAKPAIIRRNLGSKLIKMVFTDKAVAGKSVRTVDVPEADRNRFSLTDADVLELARYAVIIEQHYGRPMDIEWGKDGDDGKLYILQARPETVKSQDSGLVMEKYRLKQYGKALTHGRAIGQKIGAGVVRVVGDASEMNRVQAGDILVTDMTDPNWEPVMKRASAIVTNRGGRTCHAAIIARELGIPAIVGCGNATEVLQEGESVTVSCAEGDTGYVYRGKLEFEVITTDMGNLPEIPVKIMMNVGNPELAFEFAQIPNGGVGLARLEFVINNMIGIHPKAILDLGQVPASLRDEINRRSRGYATPKQFFIEKLVEGVATIAAAFYPKPVIVRMSDFKSNEYRKLLGGEIYEPEEENPMLGFRGASRYIAHSFRDCFEMEVAAMKKVRNELGLTNVQIMIPFVRNVEEAAGVVELLAEHGLKRGVNDLKLIMMCEIPSNAILAEQFLQHFDGFSIGSNDLTQLTLGLDRDSGLVAHAFDERDPAVKQLLSMSIKAANRLGKYVGICGQGPSDHADFAEWLMDEGIQTISLNPDTVVDTWLKLAAHRQQ; encoded by the coding sequence ATGACCCGTTACGTGATCCCCTTCAACGAACTGCGCATGACCGACGTCGAACAGGTCGGCGGCAAGAATGCCTCGCTGGGCGAGATGATCAGCCAGCTGCCTGCCAGCGTTCGGGTTCCGGGTGGTTTCGCGACTACGGCCGAGGCCTACCGGGAGTTCCTCGCCCACGGCGGCCTTGCCGATCGTATCAACTCCGCGCTCGACGCGCTCGACGTCGATGACGTCGATGCGCTTGCGAAAACTGGCGCACAGATCCGCCAGTGGATTGTCGAGCTGCCGTTCCCGGCGAAGCTCGAAGCCGAGATCAAGGCCGCCTACGAGGCGATCACCGCCGAAGGCGAGGGCAGCTTCGCGGTGCGCTCGTCAGCGACTGCGGAAGACCTGCCGGATGCCTCCTTCGCCGGCCAGCAGGAGACCTTCCTCAATATCCACGGCTACGAGAACATCCTGCACGCGATGAAGGAAGTGTTCGCGTCGCTGTACAACGACCGCGCGATCGCCTACCGCGTGCACAAGAACTTCGCCCATGCCGAGGTCGCGCTGTCGGCCGGCGTGCAGCGCATGGTGCGTTCCGACACCGGGGCCTCGGGGGTGATGTTCTCGATCGACACCGAATCCGGTTTCGACCAGGTGGTGTTCATCACCGCCTCCTACGGTCTGGGCGAGACCGTGGTGCAAGGGGCGGTGAACCCGGACGAGTTCTACGTGCACAAGCCCACGCTGGCGCTCGCCAAGCCGGCGATCATCCGCCGCAACCTGGGCTCGAAGCTGATCAAGATGGTGTTCACCGACAAGGCCGTGGCCGGCAAGTCGGTGCGCACCGTGGATGTGCCCGAAGCCGATCGCAACCGCTTCTCGCTCACCGACGCCGATGTGCTCGAACTTGCCCGCTACGCCGTGATCATCGAGCAGCACTACGGCCGGCCGATGGACATCGAGTGGGGCAAGGACGGCGATGACGGCAAGCTCTACATCCTGCAGGCGCGCCCGGAAACGGTGAAGAGCCAGGACAGCGGCCTGGTGATGGAGAAGTACCGCCTCAAGCAGTACGGCAAGGCGCTGACCCACGGCCGTGCGATCGGCCAGAAGATCGGCGCCGGTGTGGTCCGCGTCGTCGGCGACGCCTCCGAGATGAACCGTGTCCAGGCCGGCGACATCCTCGTCACCGACATGACCGACCCCAACTGGGAGCCGGTGATGAAGCGCGCCAGCGCGATCGTCACCAACCGCGGCGGGCGCACCTGCCACGCGGCGATCATCGCCCGCGAGCTCGGCATCCCGGCGATCGTCGGCTGCGGCAACGCCACCGAAGTGCTGCAGGAAGGCGAGTCGGTCACCGTGTCCTGCGCCGAGGGCGATACCGGCTACGTGTACCGGGGCAAGCTCGAGTTCGAGGTCATCACCACCGACATGGGCAACCTGCCCGAGATTCCGGTGAAGATCATGATGAACGTGGGCAATCCGGAGCTCGCCTTCGAGTTCGCGCAGATTCCCAACGGCGGCGTCGGCCTGGCGCGCCTGGAGTTCGTCATCAACAACATGATCGGCATCCACCCGAAGGCGATCCTCGACCTCGGCCAGGTGCCGGCCAGCCTGCGCGACGAGATCAACCGCCGCTCGCGCGGCTACGCCACGCCCAAGCAGTTCTTCATCGAGAAGCTGGTCGAGGGCGTCGCCACCATCGCCGCGGCCTTCTACCCGAAGCCGGTGATCGTGCGCATGTCCGACTTCAAGTCGAACGAGTACCGCAAGCTGCTCGGCGGCGAGATCTACGAGCCGGAAGAAGAAAACCCGATGCTCGGCTTCCGTGGCGCCTCGCGCTACATCGCCCACAGCTTCCGTGACTGCTTCGAAATGGAAGTGGCGGCGATGAAGAAGGTGAGGAACGAGCTCGGCCTCACCAACGTGCAGATCATGATCCCCTTCGTGCGCAACGTCGAAGAGGCGGCGGGCGTGGTCGAACTGCTGGCCGAGCATGGCCTCAAGCGCGGCGTGAACGACCTCAAGCTGATCATGATGTGCGAGATCCCGTCCAACGCGATCCTCGCCGAGCAGTTCCTGCAGCACTTCGACGGCTTCTCGATCGGCTCCAACGACCTCACCCAGCTCACCCTGGGGCTGGACCGCGACTCCGGCCTGGTGGCGCACGCCTTCGACGAGCGCGACCCGGCGGTGAAGCAGCTGCTGTCGATGTCGATCAAGGCGGCAAACCGTCTCGGCAAGTATGTCGGCATCTGCGGCCAGGGCCCGTCGGACCATGCGGATTTCGCCGAATGGCTGATGGACGAAGGCATCCAGACCATTTCGCTGAACCCCGACACAGTCGTCGACACCTGGCTCAAGCTCGCCGCGCACCGCCAGCAGTAA